From the Pseudomonas baltica genome, one window contains:
- the yccS gene encoding YccS family putative transporter, whose amino-acid sequence MASTSFRQTLRRVWALDKFSYSVRVFIALTGSMALCWWQNEMRLLIPLFLGIIASALAETDDNWQGRLTALVVTLLCFSVGALAVELLFPFPILFVCALAVAAFALTMLGSLGERYGAIAYATLILSVYTMIGVDQRGGEVTDFWHEPMLLVAGAGWYGILSVLWQALFSNQPVQQSLARLFRELGQYLKLKSSLFEPIRGLDIEARRLELAKQNGRVVAALNASKEIILHRVGSTRPGSKVSRYLKLYFMAQDIHERASSSHYAYNALTDAFFHSDVLYRCQRLLRQQGAACRRLSESIQLRQPFNYDANFAEALDDLQASLNFLREQNNPSWRGLLRSLRALANNLATLDRLLSDASNPDKLADNTDSSLLDRSPRGLKDYWARIRQNLTPTSLLFRHALRLPLALVICYAMVHLIHPNQGYWIMLTTVFVCQPSYGATRRKLGQRIVGTAVGLTIGWALFDLFPSPLVQSLFAILAGLVFFVNRTTRYTVATAGITLMVLFCFNQTGDGYGLFLPRLFDTLIGSLIAGMAVFLFLPDWQGRKLNKVLANTLTCNSIYLRQIMQQYAQGKRDDLAYRLARRNAHNADAALSTTLANMLMEPGHFRKEADVGFRFLVLSHTLLSYLSGLGAHRGTELPEPVRVHLIEGAGETLSRSIEEIANSLINKTAVAVHSDAEEALANELEQMPEEIDEGQRLVQSQLAMICRQLGPLRTMAAHLIKENEKAA is encoded by the coding sequence ATGGCATCGACCTCTTTTCGCCAGACCCTGCGCCGTGTATGGGCGCTCGACAAGTTCAGCTACAGCGTGCGGGTGTTCATCGCCCTGACCGGCAGCATGGCGCTGTGCTGGTGGCAGAACGAGATGCGCCTGCTGATTCCGTTGTTCCTGGGAATTATCGCCAGCGCCTTGGCTGAAACCGACGACAACTGGCAAGGCCGCCTCACCGCCCTGGTGGTGACGCTGTTGTGCTTCAGCGTCGGCGCACTGGCCGTAGAGCTGCTGTTCCCCTTCCCCATCCTGTTTGTCTGCGCACTGGCAGTGGCGGCGTTCGCCCTGACCATGCTCGGCTCGCTGGGTGAACGCTATGGTGCCATTGCCTACGCCACGCTGATCCTCTCTGTGTACACCATGATCGGCGTCGACCAGCGCGGCGGCGAAGTCACGGATTTCTGGCATGAACCCATGTTGCTGGTCGCGGGCGCGGGCTGGTACGGCATCCTGTCGGTCCTGTGGCAGGCGCTGTTTTCCAACCAGCCGGTGCAGCAGAGCCTGGCGCGGTTGTTCCGCGAACTGGGCCAATACCTGAAGCTCAAGTCGTCGCTGTTCGAGCCCATCCGTGGCCTCGATATCGAAGCCCGTCGCCTGGAGCTGGCCAAGCAGAACGGCCGCGTAGTGGCGGCGCTCAACGCCTCCAAGGAAATCATCCTGCACCGGGTCGGCAGCACGCGGCCGGGGTCCAAAGTGAGCCGCTACCTGAAGCTCTACTTTATGGCGCAGGACATCCACGAGCGCGCCAGCTCTTCGCATTACGCGTACAACGCCCTCACCGATGCGTTTTTCCATAGCGACGTGCTGTACCGTTGCCAGCGCCTGCTGCGCCAGCAAGGGGCAGCCTGCCGGCGGCTGTCGGAATCGATCCAGTTGCGCCAGCCGTTCAACTACGACGCCAACTTCGCCGAAGCGCTGGACGACTTGCAGGCCTCGTTGAATTTCCTGCGCGAACAGAACAACCCCTCCTGGCGTGGGCTGCTGCGCTCACTGCGGGCCCTGGCCAACAACCTGGCCACCCTCGACCGCCTGCTCAGCGACGCCAGCAACCCGGACAAACTCGCGGACAACACCGACAGCAGCCTGCTGGACCGCTCGCCACGGGGACTCAAGGATTATTGGGCGCGTATCCGCCAGAACCTGACCCCCACCTCGTTGTTGTTCCGCCATGCCTTGCGCCTGCCGCTGGCACTGGTCATCTGCTACGCCATGGTGCATTTGATTCACCCCAACCAGGGCTATTGGATCATGCTCACCACGGTATTCGTCTGCCAGCCGAGCTATGGCGCCACGCGGCGCAAACTGGGGCAGCGGATCGTCGGTACGGCCGTGGGCCTGACCATCGGCTGGGCGCTGTTCGACCTGTTCCCCAGCCCGCTGGTGCAGTCACTGTTCGCGATCCTTGCGGGGCTGGTGTTCTTCGTCAATCGCACCACACGCTACACCGTGGCCACGGCGGGTATCACGCTGATGGTGCTGTTCTGCTTCAACCAGACCGGCGATGGTTACGGGCTGTTCCTGCCGCGGTTGTTCGATACTCTGATCGGCAGCCTGATCGCCGGCATGGCGGTGTTCCTGTTCCTGCCCGACTGGCAGGGCCGCAAACTCAACAAGGTGCTGGCCAATACGTTGACCTGCAACAGCATCTACCTGCGCCAGATCATGCAGCAATATGCGCAGGGCAAGCGCGACGACCTCGCCTACCGCCTGGCCCGGCGCAACGCGCACAACGCCGATGCCGCACTTTCCACCACCTTGGCCAACATGCTGATGGAGCCTGGGCACTTTCGCAAAGAAGCCGACGTGGGCTTTCGCTTCCTGGTGCTGTCCCACACCTTGCTCAGCTATCTGTCGGGCCTGGGCGCCCATCGCGGCACCGAGCTGCCGGAGCCGGTGCGCGTGCACTTGATCGAGGGCGCAGGGGAAACACTGTCTCGCAGCATCGAGGAAATCGCCAACAGCCTGATCAACAAGACCGCAGTGGCAGTGCACAGCGATGCCGAAGAGGCGCTGGCCAATGAGCTTGAGCAGATGCCCGAAGAAATCGACGAAGGCCAGCGTCTGGTGCAAAGCCAGCTGGCAATGATCTGCCGTCAACTCGGACCGTTGCGGACCATGGCGGCGCATCTCATCAAGGAAAACGAAAAGGCGGCCTGA
- a CDS encoding NAD(P)/FAD-dependent oxidoreductase, protein MRSTEVIIIGAGAAGLMCALSAAQRGRQVILLDHANKAGKKILMSGGGRCNFTNLYTEPGNFLSQNPHFCKSALARYTQWDFIALVAKHGVPYHEKKLGQLFCDNKSSDILEMLLNECSDAKVDLRLDTSVQAIEKTASGYQLTTRAGELACQSLVIATGGLSIPTLGATGFGFQIARQFGHSVLPTRAGLVPFTITDQLKALCTELSGTSVDCIASCNDQSFRENLLFTHRGLSGPAILQISSFWEPGDSIELNLLPDIDALDWLTQQQAERPNSELKTLLGEVFTKKMATLLADLWFESRPMKQYTPAQLTEIAEQLSNWRLVPAGTEGYRTAEVTLGGVDTREVSSKTLESLKSPGLYFIGEVLDVTGHLGGFNFQWAWASGYAAAQYV, encoded by the coding sequence GTGCGCTCTACCGAAGTCATCATCATTGGCGCTGGCGCCGCTGGCCTGATGTGTGCCCTCAGCGCCGCTCAGCGCGGCCGCCAGGTGATATTGCTCGACCACGCCAACAAAGCCGGCAAGAAAATCCTCATGTCGGGGGGTGGCCGCTGCAATTTCACCAACCTGTACACCGAGCCAGGCAATTTCCTTTCGCAGAACCCGCATTTCTGCAAGTCGGCTCTGGCACGCTATACCCAATGGGACTTCATCGCCCTGGTGGCCAAGCACGGTGTGCCCTATCACGAGAAAAAACTCGGCCAGCTGTTCTGCGATAACAAGTCCAGCGATATCCTCGAGATGCTTCTGAACGAGTGCAGCGACGCCAAAGTGGATCTGCGCCTCGATACCAGCGTCCAGGCGATCGAGAAAACCGCCAGCGGCTACCAACTCACTACCAGAGCCGGCGAGCTCGCTTGCCAGTCGCTGGTGATCGCCACCGGCGGCCTGTCGATTCCGACCCTCGGCGCTACCGGTTTCGGCTTTCAGATTGCTCGGCAATTCGGCCACAGCGTGCTGCCGACCCGTGCCGGGCTGGTGCCGTTCACCATCACCGATCAGTTGAAAGCGCTGTGTACCGAGCTGTCAGGTACGTCAGTGGACTGTATCGCGAGCTGCAACGACCAGAGCTTCCGGGAAAACCTGCTGTTCACTCACCGCGGCCTCAGCGGCCCGGCGATCCTGCAGATCTCGTCGTTCTGGGAGCCCGGTGACAGCATCGAGCTCAACCTGCTGCCGGATATCGATGCTCTGGACTGGCTGACCCAACAGCAGGCCGAGCGCCCCAACAGCGAGCTCAAGACACTGCTGGGCGAGGTCTTCACCAAAAAGATGGCCACCCTGCTGGCCGATCTATGGTTCGAGTCACGGCCGATGAAGCAGTACACCCCGGCGCAGTTGACTGAAATTGCCGAGCAATTGAGCAACTGGCGCCTGGTGCCGGCGGGTACTGAAGGGTATCGCACCGCCGAGGTGACGCTGGGCGGGGTCGATACCCGCGAAGTGTCGTCCAAGACCCTGGAATCGCTGAAAAGCCCCGGGCTGTATTTTATCGGCGAAGTGCTGGATGTGACCGGGCACCTGGGCGGCTTCAACTTCCAATGGGCCTGGGCCTCGGGGTATGCGGCTGCGCAGTACGTTTGA
- the dbpA gene encoding ATP-dependent RNA helicase DbpA, whose translation MTNTAFNTLPLSAGMLANLESLGYAQMTPIQAQSLPVIVKGLDLIAQAKTGSGKTAAFGIGLLNPINPRYFGCQALVICPTRELADQVAKEIRRLARSEDNIKVLTLSGGVSFGPQIASLEHGAHIIVGTPGRIQQHLRKGSLVLDGLNTLVLDEADRMLDMGFYDSIADIIEQTPARRQTLLFSATYPVGIKQLSSKFMRDPQQVKAESLHADSQIEQRFYEISPDERMSAVTKVLGHFRPQSCVAFCFTKQQCQETVDHLVAKGFSAVALHGDLEQRDRDQVLAMFANRSTSVLVATDVAARGLDIDALDMVLNVELARDSEIHIHRVGRTGRAGESGVAISLVAPGEAHRAQAIEQLQKSPLNWAPLSELVSKGGAPLLPPMSTLLIGAGRKDKVRPGDILGALTGDAGIAGTQVGKIAIFDFQAYVAVERDVAKEAVQRLNSGKIKGRSLKVRIL comes from the coding sequence GTGACCAACACCGCTTTCAATACTTTGCCGCTGTCTGCCGGCATGCTGGCTAACCTCGAATCACTCGGTTATGCCCAGATGACGCCAATCCAGGCGCAAAGCTTGCCGGTGATCGTCAAGGGCCTGGACCTGATCGCCCAGGCCAAGACCGGCAGCGGCAAGACCGCCGCGTTCGGGATCGGCCTGCTCAACCCGATCAATCCGCGCTACTTTGGTTGCCAGGCACTGGTCATATGCCCCACCCGCGAGCTGGCCGACCAGGTGGCCAAGGAAATCCGCCGCCTGGCGCGCTCCGAAGACAATATCAAGGTGCTGACCCTGTCCGGCGGCGTGTCCTTCGGCCCGCAGATCGCCTCCCTGGAGCACGGCGCGCACATCATCGTCGGCACCCCCGGGCGCATCCAGCAGCACCTGCGCAAGGGTTCGCTGGTGCTCGACGGCCTCAACACGCTGGTGTTGGACGAAGCCGACCGTATGCTCGACATGGGCTTTTACGACTCTATCGCCGACATCATCGAGCAGACCCCGGCGCGCCGGCAGACCTTGCTGTTCTCGGCCACCTACCCGGTCGGCATCAAGCAGCTGTCGTCGAAGTTCATGCGCGATCCGCAGCAGGTCAAGGCTGAATCGCTGCATGCCGACAGCCAGATCGAGCAACGCTTCTACGAGATCTCTCCGGACGAGCGCATGAGCGCCGTGACCAAGGTGCTGGGCCACTTCCGCCCGCAGTCCTGCGTGGCGTTCTGCTTTACCAAGCAGCAGTGCCAGGAGACGGTCGACCATCTGGTCGCCAAGGGCTTCAGCGCCGTGGCCTTGCATGGCGATCTCGAGCAGCGCGACCGCGACCAGGTGCTGGCGATGTTCGCCAACCGCAGCACCTCGGTGCTGGTGGCCACCGATGTCGCCGCGCGCGGCCTGGATATCGATGCGCTGGACATGGTGCTCAACGTCGAGTTGGCGCGTGATTCGGAAATCCACATTCACCGCGTCGGCCGTACCGGTCGTGCTGGCGAGAGCGGCGTAGCTATCAGCCTGGTAGCACCGGGCGAAGCGCATCGCGCGCAGGCGATCGAGCAACTGCAGAAATCGCCGCTCAACTGGGCGCCGCTGAGCGAGCTGGTGTCCAAAGGCGGCGCGCCGCTGCTGCCACCCATGTCGACCCTGCTGATCGGCGCCGGGCGCAAAGACAAAGTACGCCCCGGGGATATCCTTGGCGCCTTGACCGGTGACGCGGGCATCGCCGGCACTCAAGTGGGCAAGATCGCGATTTTCGACTTCCAGGCTTATGTGGCGGTAGAGCGTGATGTCGCCAAAGAGGCGGTTCAGCGCCTCAATAGCGGCAAGATCAAGGGTCGCTCGCTGAAAGTGCGGATTCTTTAA
- a CDS encoding ABC transporter substrate-binding protein, whose amino-acid sequence MGRLHRACCSLGLGLCALGLLLQSPALVAQTLRLVADAWPPFTDATMVNGGLATDLVTRALVRAGYATQFEQVPWARALQGVGEGRYDVVINAWFSDDRTHLGQFSAPYLTNRIRLLQQKGDNLTFNGNLESLHGQSVAVVRDYAYSAGFDADSQITKVPVHNFSMAVRMVAAGRVNLTLEDEYVARYYLQQESPKVRGAVEFFGPPLAENTLHIMVSLKNPEHDQIIAGFDSAIASMKADGSYARLMHEYGM is encoded by the coding sequence ATGGGGCGTTTGCATCGAGCCTGTTGTTCGCTGGGGTTAGGGTTATGTGCACTGGGATTGCTGCTGCAGAGCCCTGCATTGGTGGCGCAGACACTACGATTGGTTGCCGATGCCTGGCCACCGTTCACTGATGCGACCATGGTCAATGGCGGCCTGGCTACTGACCTGGTGACCCGCGCGCTGGTGCGGGCTGGCTACGCCACGCAATTTGAACAGGTGCCTTGGGCGCGAGCCCTGCAAGGGGTTGGCGAAGGGCGCTATGACGTCGTGATCAACGCTTGGTTCAGCGACGATCGCACCCACCTCGGCCAATTCTCCGCGCCCTATCTGACCAATCGCATCCGCTTGCTCCAGCAGAAGGGCGACAACCTCACCTTCAACGGTAATCTCGAGTCGCTGCATGGTCAGTCCGTGGCGGTGGTTCGTGATTATGCCTACTCAGCCGGATTCGACGCCGACAGCCAGATCACCAAGGTGCCGGTCCACAATTTTTCGATGGCCGTGCGCATGGTCGCTGCCGGTCGCGTCAACCTCACCCTCGAAGACGAGTACGTGGCGCGCTACTACCTGCAGCAGGAGTCGCCGAAAGTGCGCGGTGCGGTGGAGTTTTTCGGTCCGCCACTGGCAGAGAATACCCTGCACATCATGGTCAGCTTGAAGAACCCTGAACACGATCAGATCATCGCCGGGTTCGACTCGGCCATCGCCTCGATGAAGGCCGATGGCAGCTATGCCCGGTTGATGCACGAATACGGCATGTAG